In the Nitrospirales bacterium LBB_01 genome, one interval contains:
- the argF gene encoding ornithine carbamoyltransferase, with product MKRDFLTFWELSQKEVESILERAADLKTVKAQHEKPLSGKSVGLLFEKSSTRTRVSFEVGIYQLGGQPVYIRGGDSQMGRGESIGDTARVLSRYLDAVVIRTYAQATLEEFAAHCTKPVINGLSDTHHPCQVLADLLTIKEKKGTLQGVKLTYLGDSNNVTNSLIEASIRMGIVLSIASPAGYEPEPSMMKKVSDIGCQDIKICNDPIEAVKHADVVYTDVWISMGDKDTDQQKKKDALRPFQINDALLKYANPDVTVLHCLPAHRGEEITGSVIDSPMSAVFDQAENRLHTQKALLEMLIG from the coding sequence GTGAAAAGAGATTTTTTGACATTTTGGGAACTATCACAAAAAGAGGTTGAAAGCATACTTGAACGTGCTGCCGACCTTAAAACCGTAAAAGCTCAACATGAAAAACCCCTTAGCGGCAAAAGTGTGGGGCTTCTGTTTGAAAAGTCCTCAACACGTACACGGGTTTCCTTTGAGGTCGGGATATATCAGCTTGGCGGGCAGCCGGTTTACATTCGCGGCGGCGACAGCCAAATGGGGCGGGGTGAATCAATCGGCGACACTGCGCGTGTTCTTTCCCGCTATTTAGACGCTGTGGTTATACGGACATACGCACAAGCAACTCTTGAGGAATTTGCAGCGCATTGTACAAAGCCTGTCATAAATGGTTTGAGTGACACACATCATCCCTGTCAGGTGTTGGCAGATTTACTTACCATAAAGGAGAAAAAGGGCACTCTGCAAGGCGTGAAATTAACATATCTTGGCGATAGTAATAATGTTACAAACTCGCTGATTGAAGCCTCCATAAGAATGGGAATTGTGCTTTCCATAGCATCTCCTGCTGGATATGAACCTGAACCGAGTATGATGAAGAAAGTCAGCGACATAGGCTGTCAGGATATAAAAATATGCAATGACCCTATTGAAGCTGTAAAACATGCCGATGTTGTTTACACTGATGTGTGGATAAGCATGGGGGATAAAGACACAGATCAACAAAAGAAGAAGGATGCCCTGAGACCGTTTCAGATTAACGATGCCCTCTTAAAATATGCAAACCCTGACGTCACAGTGCTGCACTGTCTGCCTGCCCACAGAGGAGAGGAAATAACCGGCAGTGTCATAGACAGCCCGATGAGCGCTGTGTTTGATCAAGCAGAAAACAGATTGCACACGCAGAAGGCTCTGCTTGAGATGCTAATAGGATAG
- a CDS encoding ribonuclease J, translating to MELPTLAAGVSIIPLGGVEEIGMNMTVLETDDSLIVIDSGLMFPEEGMPGVDFVIPDYSYILDNRDKLKGIIITHGHEDHTGALPFLLRDLDPDVPVYGTLLTIGLIKDKLKEYNVKNLLFIIIKPRDRITLGDFTIEFIRVAHSIADGVGLAIETPYGTIVHTGDFKFDSSPVDGEFLDISRFAQYGERGVLLLMSDSTNAERGGFTPSEKVVRAAFEDVFAKAAGRIIIATFASNIHRIQQVVDVAVEFGKKVVLCGRSIESNVRIAMDLGYLKIPAETCLKVEDIKNLKPEETVIVTTGSQGEPMSVLTRIARNEHKQIKIKIGDTVIISAKAIPGNGRAVGKIINQLFKIGADVIYEKVADVHVSGHASVEELKLMINITKPKYFVPIHGEYRHLHRHAYIAGTLGIAVENIFMLSNGNVLEINQEAGFLADGVTAGRVYIEGKNLCDIGDMVLKERRRLSQDGVVIVLISIAKEDGTIVSGPDIITRGFVFESSSKEIMDEARSLIIETFAALDDSFEKNVINISAKVKSKLRKFIRNKTEKRPIIMPVVVEV from the coding sequence TTGGAGTTACCCACTTTGGCGGCTGGAGTTTCTATAATCCCATTGGGTGGTGTAGAGGAAATCGGCATGAATATGACGGTTTTGGAGACGGATGACTCCCTGATAGTGATAGACTCCGGTCTTATGTTTCCAGAGGAGGGTATGCCCGGCGTTGATTTTGTTATCCCCGACTACTCTTACATTTTAGATAATAGAGATAAACTAAAAGGAATAATAATAACCCACGGGCATGAGGATCACACAGGGGCTCTACCGTTTCTTCTTAGGGATTTAGACCCGGATGTGCCGGTTTACGGTACACTTCTAACCATAGGGTTAATAAAAGATAAACTTAAGGAATACAATGTTAAAAACTTATTGTTTATAATAATTAAGCCGAGAGACAGGATAACGCTTGGCGACTTTACGATAGAATTCATTCGTGTTGCACACAGTATAGCCGACGGCGTTGGGCTTGCCATTGAGACCCCTTATGGCACAATTGTTCACACGGGCGATTTTAAGTTTGACTCAAGCCCTGTAGATGGTGAGTTTCTGGATATATCAAGATTTGCACAATACGGCGAGCGCGGCGTGCTGCTATTAATGTCTGACAGCACAAACGCCGAGCGCGGAGGCTTTACGCCGTCAGAAAAAGTAGTACGGGCTGCATTTGAGGATGTCTTTGCTAAGGCCGCAGGACGGATAATCATTGCCACATTTGCTTCAAACATACACAGAATCCAGCAGGTGGTGGATGTGGCGGTTGAGTTTGGGAAAAAGGTCGTTCTCTGTGGTAGAAGTATAGAGTCAAACGTGCGGATAGCGATGGATTTGGGTTATTTGAAAATTCCAGCTGAAACGTGTCTTAAGGTTGAAGATATTAAAAATCTTAAACCTGAGGAGACAGTCATTGTGACAACTGGGAGTCAGGGAGAGCCGATGAGCGTGTTAACCCGCATTGCCCGCAATGAACACAAACAGATAAAGATTAAAATCGGAGACACCGTGATAATCTCGGCAAAGGCAATCCCAGGCAACGGAAGAGCGGTTGGCAAGATAATCAATCAACTATTTAAAATCGGAGCAGACGTTATTTATGAGAAAGTAGCAGATGTGCACGTCTCCGGACACGCCTCCGTTGAAGAGCTTAAACTAATGATTAATATAACTAAACCTAAATACTTTGTGCCAATTCACGGCGAGTACAGACATCTTCACCGTCACGCATACATAGCTGGAACTCTGGGCATTGCAGTGGAAAACATATTTATGCTATCTAACGGCAATGTGCTTGAAATCAATCAGGAGGCGGGATTTCTTGCCGATGGTGTAACCGCAGGGAGAGTTTATATTGAAGGGAAAAACCTCTGTGACATTGGCGACATGGTGCTTAAGGAACGTAGGCGGCTTTCTCAGGACGGCGTTGTCATTGTGCTCATTTCAATAGCTAAGGAGGACGGCACTATAGTCTCAGGCCCTGACATTATAACGCGTGGTTTTGTCTTTGAGAGTTCATCAAAAGAGATAATGGATGAGGCCAGATCCCTCATTATTGAAACCTTTGCCGCTTTGGATGACTCTTTTGAAAAAAATGTTATAAACATATCGGCAAAAGTAAAAAGCAAACTGAGAAAATTCATAAGAAACAAGACTGAAAAACGCCCGATAATTATGCCGGTTGTCGTTGAGGTGTAG
- a CDS encoding undecaprenyl-diphosphate phosphatase produces MEIVQAIVLGIVQGISEFFPISSTAHLILVPWFFGWTGAVDSLEFDIALHVGTLLALVVFFFKDWLEMFFKKHKRRLLFLIIVATVPGAVAGKLLDKFAETSLRSPLIIAISLIVVAIAMFISERVGIKVQTVEKLSFLDALLIGVAQAVAIIPGVSRSGATITMGMFLGMKRHEAARFSFLMCTPIVAGAACLHGYHILKAGHAGFNLSMFAFGVLASFISGVLTIKFLLSLFKRFSLNGFVYYRIILAVVIIAAMVWQK; encoded by the coding sequence GTGGAGATAGTGCAGGCAATTGTGTTAGGAATAGTACAGGGAATATCGGAGTTTTTTCCGATAAGCAGCACAGCGCATTTAATTTTAGTGCCGTGGTTTTTTGGATGGACAGGCGCTGTGGATTCCCTTGAGTTTGATATTGCTCTGCATGTTGGCACTTTGCTTGCCCTTGTCGTGTTCTTTTTCAAAGACTGGCTTGAGATGTTTTTTAAAAAGCATAAGAGAAGACTTCTCTTTTTGATAATTGTTGCAACTGTGCCGGGGGCAGTAGCGGGTAAGTTGCTTGATAAGTTTGCAGAGACCTCGTTAAGAAGCCCTTTGATTATAGCGATAAGCCTGATAGTTGTCGCAATTGCCATGTTTATTTCCGAACGGGTTGGAATAAAAGTGCAAACTGTGGAAAAATTAAGTTTCTTAGATGCACTGTTAATTGGTGTAGCGCAGGCTGTTGCCATAATTCCTGGCGTGTCACGCTCAGGTGCCACCATAACTATGGGTATGTTTTTGGGGATGAAAAGGCATGAGGCTGCAAGGTTTTCTTTTTTAATGTGTACACCGATTGTGGCAGGAGCTGCGTGTTTACATGGTTATCACATACTAAAGGCAGGACATGCCGGTTTTAACTTGTCAATGTTTGCCTTTGGCGTGCTTGCCTCTTTTATTTCAGGAGTGCTGACAATTAAATTTCTACTGTCTTTATTTAAAAGATTTTCGTTAAACGGATTTGTTTATTACAGAATTATTCTTGCTGTTGTGATAATAGCTGCGATGGTATGGCAGAAGTAG
- a CDS encoding DNA translocase FtsK, with amino-acid sequence MAEVVRGIKYEIKGLAAVLLALFTATSLLTYNKWDPSPFTYTDITAANYCGIAGSYYADILLSFIGSGAFILPFFLFYYGLRRLIGSVKKKENLVGSFLLLVTLPMVFALVSETFNTLAVTGGLYGVVLINVLKKPFSPVFAYIVTLSVFYTSIAIMLPINLTSISFRRNPKTKGEPIPATAGETHKDNGIEPDFKIIKHKEEPLEDEKKPTVTVRQFKMTPEVREGQYTLPKAELLSSNDTEKYELTREELILAADILKNRLSDFNVEGRISQAHPGPVITMYEFEPAPGVKISKVVSLSDDLGRAMGGIKVRVSLIPGKTPIGIEVPNEKRSVVSLKEIIASDRFVKKSSLLTLCMGKDIYGNPIVEDLARMPHLLVAGTTGSGKSVAINSMIMSILFKAKPSEVKMLMVDPKLLELSIYEGIPHLISNVITSPKEASDALKKMLLEMERRYRLIAGQGARNIEMFNASVTDEEKLPYIIVIIDELADLMFTAAKNVEDSIVRLAQMARASGIHLIVATQRPSVDVITGIIKANFPSRVAFMVSSKVDSRTILDTHGAEKLLGRGDMLMLSPGAKITRVHGAFVDESEIKAVVDFVKSQGRPDYSIFEDLVMEEAQSADTENTVSDKDDVYKDVIRYAQTMGEVSISSIQRRFKIGYNRAARIMDMLDEDGLVGPPKGAGKPRDFVSN; translated from the coding sequence ATGGCAGAAGTAGTAAGAGGTATAAAATATGAGATAAAAGGGCTTGCTGCCGTTTTATTGGCGCTCTTTACGGCAACGTCTCTGCTTACATATAACAAGTGGGATCCCTCGCCTTTTACCTACACCGATATAACCGCCGCTAACTATTGCGGCATAGCCGGCTCATACTATGCCGATATATTGTTGTCTTTCATTGGAAGCGGAGCTTTTATCTTACCGTTTTTTCTGTTTTACTACGGGTTGAGGAGACTTATCGGCTCTGTAAAGAAAAAAGAAAACCTCGTTGGCTCATTTCTTTTATTAGTCACGTTGCCTATGGTTTTTGCCCTTGTTTCCGAGACATTCAACACATTGGCAGTGACTGGAGGGTTATATGGCGTTGTTTTGATTAACGTTCTAAAAAAACCGTTTTCACCGGTATTTGCATACATTGTAACACTGTCCGTTTTTTATACCTCAATAGCCATTATGTTGCCAATTAATCTGACCTCTATATCTTTCAGACGGAATCCTAAGACAAAAGGCGAGCCGATACCTGCCACCGCTGGTGAGACTCACAAGGATAACGGCATAGAGCCGGACTTTAAAATTATCAAACACAAAGAAGAGCCGCTTGAAGACGAGAAAAAACCCACCGTGACAGTACGACAATTTAAAATGACGCCTGAAGTGCGCGAGGGTCAATATACGCTTCCCAAAGCGGAATTGTTAAGCAGCAATGACACTGAAAAGTATGAATTAACCAGAGAAGAGTTAATCCTGGCGGCCGATATTTTAAAAAATAGACTTTCAGATTTCAACGTAGAGGGGAGAATCTCACAAGCACACCCTGGGCCTGTTATTACCATGTATGAGTTTGAACCGGCACCGGGCGTTAAAATCAGCAAGGTGGTCTCACTCTCTGACGATCTTGGGCGCGCTATGGGCGGAATTAAAGTCAGAGTGTCATTAATACCCGGCAAAACCCCAATTGGTATTGAAGTTCCTAATGAAAAAAGAAGTGTAGTCAGCCTGAAGGAAATCATAGCATCAGACAGATTTGTTAAAAAAAGTTCTCTGCTAACCCTCTGTATGGGTAAGGATATTTACGGTAATCCTATTGTAGAAGACCTTGCCCGTATGCCGCATCTTCTTGTAGCTGGAACAACTGGTTCCGGTAAAAGTGTAGCCATAAATTCTATGATTATGAGCATTCTTTTTAAAGCCAAACCCTCAGAGGTTAAAATGCTGATGGTTGATCCTAAACTTCTGGAGCTTTCAATCTATGAAGGGATTCCGCATCTGATTTCAAATGTTATAACAAGTCCTAAAGAAGCCTCAGATGCCCTAAAGAAAATGCTGCTTGAGATGGAACGCCGTTATCGTTTGATAGCAGGGCAGGGGGCCAGAAACATAGAGATGTTTAATGCCTCAGTGACCGATGAGGAAAAGCTCCCCTATATAATAGTAATCATAGATGAGCTTGCGGATTTGATGTTTACGGCGGCAAAAAATGTGGAGGACTCAATCGTGCGCCTTGCTCAGATGGCAAGAGCATCAGGGATACATCTGATTGTAGCCACACAGCGCCCATCTGTGGATGTTATAACGGGGATAATCAAGGCTAATTTCCCCTCAAGAGTAGCCTTTATGGTCTCTTCAAAGGTTGACTCAAGGACGATACTGGACACTCATGGGGCGGAAAAACTGCTTGGGCGCGGAGATATGCTGATGCTTAGCCCGGGAGCTAAGATAACCCGTGTACACGGCGCATTTGTCGATGAGAGTGAAATAAAGGCGGTCGTGGATTTTGTTAAATCACAGGGCCGGCCGGATTATTCTATTTTTGAGGATTTGGTAATGGAGGAGGCACAATCTGCCGATACCGAAAACACTGTCAGCGACAAAGACGATGTGTATAAGGATGTAATCCGATATGCGCAAACTATGGGAGAGGTGTCAATCTCATCAATTCAAAGGCGGTTTAAGATTGGCTATAACAGAGCGGCGCGGATTATGGATATGCTTGATGAGGACGGTCTTGTAGGGCCCCCAAAGGGCGCCGGTAAACCAAGAGATTTTGTTTCTAATTAA
- a CDS encoding tetratricopeptide repeat protein, with the protein MKSVKTLLIAVVVVFLCQSQTYAEIISDLPKVEEEKKDDGSFYTYKGWQYYERGDYKQAIDLYKYALNFPPSVLDANLGLARCYIKLGKTDEAVSILEMLLAKSYKVKDVVSDIVWVMIDRKDFDKASSYLSMLEAKDRKKIQEIIDNALFPEQVKTAINDGNVDELLNLTKSHQNYLKKCALPGTFFDAGEALNQRDKKTESLEIFQALLQSCPKEWGIRKGVFYSLNKLLPTADIIAIVEEEEERDRLPEDYTKELVEIKLALLHDELNDDKNNTEFIAKKILSINPDDTDAISALAWHAYHEENYESAYERFSKLQAMKPGIATNVSGLIYTLVKLKWIDEALKLIEKYESVADFKDIKAGIYKDRASEAFDAQHYKEAEEFTLKSIEISGGDADDKTLLAWSIYKQGRINDALPVFLSVFETKKEPATAQVILSAYDDAGDVEKAKSFANMLLTLGDEKLKKISGDYFFDRGETIRAAYSYCSSDSCYYNQEKSVFSKSFSMRVKTGEAGFSKLREYSTPMRYSFTIAPDKKITVSATYQQLSSGTAPDIPFTGTYSGNVLHPVNSLMTTAYVYTPEVKLEKEGELHYAIKLGTTPFNGTIDPTVTFDALLGTKHWNFNVHRTAIEESILSYVGLKDPYGSAKWGRVVKTGVEGEIIVTPFKPVWLSIKGGYDSYNGVDVLDNFAYHGNISLGATFMAEITNFSTGITLTDMHFDKNSGFYTHGYGGYYSPGAYYMFGPFAHLQVNQCKDYFIDGQLSAGYFHAQNDDAPMFPYPEDYHAGGNVYKGDTKKGIGYYFNLQGLKLVTKYSAVGGGFEMNKSADYTEWIASLNFRLYFSPRSKLIEK; encoded by the coding sequence GTGAAATCTGTAAAAACACTGCTTATTGCGGTTGTCGTCGTTTTTTTGTGTCAGAGCCAAACATATGCAGAGATTATCAGTGATTTGCCGAAAGTGGAGGAAGAAAAAAAAGACGACGGCTCTTTCTATACTTATAAGGGCTGGCAGTATTACGAAAGAGGCGACTACAAACAAGCTATAGATCTCTATAAGTATGCACTGAACTTCCCGCCAAGCGTGCTTGACGCCAACTTAGGTTTAGCCCGTTGTTATATAAAACTTGGGAAAACTGACGAAGCTGTTTCCATTTTGGAGATGCTCCTTGCAAAGAGTTATAAGGTAAAGGATGTTGTCTCAGATATTGTATGGGTGATGATTGATAGAAAGGATTTTGATAAAGCCTCCTCATATCTTAGCATGCTTGAGGCTAAAGACCGAAAAAAAATTCAAGAAATAATAGACAATGCGCTCTTTCCCGAACAGGTTAAGACAGCAATAAATGACGGCAATGTTGATGAGCTCTTAAATCTTACAAAATCGCATCAAAATTACTTAAAGAAATGTGCTCTTCCTGGCACTTTTTTTGATGCCGGTGAAGCATTAAACCAAAGAGATAAAAAAACTGAGTCTCTGGAAATCTTTCAGGCACTGCTTCAATCCTGTCCAAAAGAATGGGGAATCCGAAAGGGTGTGTTTTATTCGCTTAACAAATTGCTGCCAACAGCAGACATTATTGCGATTGTTGAAGAGGAAGAGGAACGGGACAGACTTCCTGAGGATTATACTAAAGAACTTGTTGAAATAAAACTTGCCCTGCTGCACGATGAGCTTAACGACGATAAGAATAACACTGAGTTTATCGCAAAAAAAATCCTATCTATAAACCCTGATGACACTGATGCAATTTCTGCGCTTGCGTGGCACGCTTACCACGAAGAAAACTACGAGAGCGCCTATGAGAGATTTTCAAAACTTCAAGCTATGAAGCCCGGTATCGCCACAAATGTTTCAGGTCTGATATACACGCTTGTCAAGTTAAAGTGGATTGACGAGGCTCTGAAGTTAATAGAAAAGTATGAATCTGTAGCAGATTTTAAAGACATCAAAGCCGGTATATATAAAGACAGGGCATCTGAGGCTTTTGATGCGCAACACTATAAAGAGGCTGAAGAGTTTACTTTGAAATCTATAGAGATAAGTGGCGGCGATGCCGATGATAAAACTCTTTTAGCCTGGAGCATATATAAACAAGGACGCATTAACGATGCACTGCCTGTGTTTCTTTCTGTGTTTGAGACTAAAAAGGAGCCGGCAACGGCTCAGGTGATTTTATCAGCCTATGATGACGCCGGTGATGTAGAAAAAGCAAAATCATTTGCCAATATGCTTTTGACTCTTGGTGATGAAAAACTTAAAAAGATATCAGGAGATTATTTTTTTGATAGGGGTGAAACCATTAGAGCAGCTTACTCTTATTGCAGTTCAGATTCTTGTTATTATAACCAGGAAAAATCGGTATTTTCAAAATCGTTTTCTATGAGGGTTAAAACCGGTGAGGCCGGGTTTTCTAAACTTAGAGAATATTCAACCCCTATGAGATACTCTTTTACAATAGCTCCAGATAAAAAAATAACTGTATCTGCCACTTACCAGCAGCTATCTTCGGGCACTGCGCCGGATATCCCGTTTACGGGCACCTATTCTGGAAATGTGTTACACCCTGTAAACTCTCTTATGACTACAGCCTATGTTTATACACCTGAGGTTAAATTGGAAAAAGAAGGAGAGCTTCACTATGCCATTAAACTTGGCACAACTCCGTTTAACGGCACAATTGATCCAACAGTAACATTTGACGCTCTCTTAGGGACAAAACACTGGAATTTTAACGTTCACAGGACAGCTATTGAGGAGTCCATACTGTCTTATGTTGGATTAAAAGACCCTTACGGCAGTGCTAAATGGGGACGGGTGGTGAAGACCGGTGTTGAGGGAGAGATTATTGTTACACCTTTCAAGCCTGTTTGGTTATCAATAAAGGGGGGATACGACTCTTATAATGGAGTAGATGTGCTTGATAACTTTGCATATCACGGCAATATCTCTTTGGGCGCCACATTTATGGCTGAGATAACAAACTTTTCAACAGGAATAACTCTGACAGACATGCATTTTGATAAAAACTCCGGCTTTTACACTCATGGATACGGCGGGTACTACAGCCCTGGTGCTTATTACATGTTTGGGCCGTTTGCACACCTTCAAGTAAACCAGTGCAAGGATTACTTTATTGACGGCCAGCTCTCAGCCGGTTATTTTCATGCTCAAAATGATGATGCTCCGATGTTTCCCTATCCTGAAGATTACCATGCAGGCGGCAATGTTTACAAAGGGGATACCAAAAAAGGAATTGGATACTATTTTAACCTGCAGGGACTTAAGCTCGTTACTAAATATTCAGCGGTTGGAGGCGGGTTTGAGATGAATAAGTCAGCTGATTACACCGAGTGGATAGCAAGTCTGAATTTTCGTCTATATTTTTCTCCTCGCTCTAAATTAATTGAAAAGTAA
- a CDS encoding endoglucanase, translated as MVRIRIVVVSVILSMLFSGLSGADDKELWEKYKSTFIQADGRIVDFYQGQISHSEGQGYGMLLSVLYNDRAAFDKLFKWTKNNLMVRKDGLSVWSWGKRANDKWDVIDYNNATDGDVLIAFALIKAAEKWKDNAYKSAGLKIVEAIRVNLAVKWQGMNVLLPGYYGFTKNDAITLNPSYIIPPAYKLFATIDDKAFWEKTYKDSISILEQCKFGKYKLPADWVTLNGKGIQVSTENPQVFGYDAIRTVLYLLLDKRTPYPDGLKEISKIYKQAGSIAAQIDLSDNATKASTDTAPSGFYAIYAQAYSKSGDGELGAKLSKEAQDKLANEKDNYYSNTLYLLVKKGSDL; from the coding sequence TTGGTAAGAATTCGGATAGTAGTAGTTAGCGTAATTCTCTCAATGCTATTTTCTGGTTTATCCGGCGCAGACGATAAAGAGCTTTGGGAAAAGTACAAATCCACCTTTATTCAGGCTGACGGCCGCATAGTTGACTTCTATCAGGGGCAGATAAGCCACTCCGAAGGGCAGGGCTACGGTATGCTCCTTAGCGTTTTATACAATGACAGGGCAGCATTTGACAAACTCTTTAAATGGACAAAAAATAATCTGATGGTTAGAAAAGACGGCTTGTCTGTGTGGAGTTGGGGCAAGCGGGCAAACGATAAGTGGGATGTCATTGACTACAACAATGCCACAGATGGCGATGTATTAATAGCATTTGCGCTTATTAAGGCAGCGGAGAAGTGGAAAGATAATGCGTACAAGTCTGCCGGATTAAAAATAGTAGAGGCAATAAGAGTAAATCTTGCAGTTAAATGGCAGGGAATGAACGTACTTTTGCCCGGTTACTATGGATTTACAAAAAACGATGCTATTACCCTAAACCCATCATACATAATCCCTCCAGCATACAAATTGTTTGCAACCATTGATGATAAAGCATTTTGGGAAAAAACATATAAAGACTCTATTTCTATTTTAGAGCAGTGTAAGTTTGGTAAGTATAAGCTTCCTGCCGATTGGGTTACCCTAAACGGCAAGGGAATTCAGGTTAGCACTGAAAATCCCCAGGTGTTTGGCTATGATGCGATAAGGACGGTTCTTTACCTTTTGTTGGACAAACGGACTCCTTACCCTGACGGTCTTAAGGAGATTTCAAAAATATATAAGCAAGCCGGTTCTATTGCGGCTCAAATTGATCTATCAGACAATGCCACTAAAGCCTCAACAGATACCGCACCATCCGGGTTTTATGCCATCTATGCTCAAGCCTATTCAAAATCTGGAGACGGTGAGTTAGGCGCCAAATTATCCAAAGAAGCTCAAGATAAGCTCGCAAACGAAAAGGACAATTACTACTCCAACACTCTGTATCTTCTTGTAAAAAAGGGCAGCGATTTGTGA